The genomic window CCAGGTGGAGATCGGCCGCGCCGGCTGGCTCGCCGACTACAACGACCCGGACAACTTCCTGAACCTGCTCGTCACAGGTGTGCAGATGAATTACGGCCGCTGGTCCAATCCTGATTACGACAAGATGATCAAGGAAGGCAACGCCGAGACGGACCTCAAGAAGCGCGCCGAAATCTTCAAGAAGGCCGAGCAGCTTGCGCTGGATGAATCCGCCGCCCTGCCGATCTACTATTATGTCTCGAAGAATGTCGTTTCGCCGAAGATCGAAGGCTTCGTCGATAACATTCAGGACATCCACCGCACCCGCTGGCTGTCGATGAAAGAGTAAGGGAAAACGGTCCTTTCCGCGCGTAGCGGAAAGGACCGGCCCACGACCATGATCAAATACGCCCTCCGTCGCCTTCTGTCGACGATCCCCGTCATGTGGATCGCCGTAACAGCCTCGTTTTTTGTTTTGCGCCTTGCCCCCGGCGGCCCTTTCGATGGCGAAAGGCCATTGCCGCCGGTCATCCTCAAAAACCTCGCTAGCCACTACAATCTGGATAAGCCGCTGATCCAGCAGTACCTGATCTATGTCGGCGATCTGCTCAGGGGCGATCTCGGCCCGTCCTTCGCCAGCGAGGACTTCACCGTCGCCCAGCAGATCATGATCGGCCTGCCCTATACCTTCACCATCGGCACGGCCGCCTTCCTGATTGCCATCATCGTCGGCGTGGCCGTCGGCTGTCTTGGCGCCCTCTATCAGAACAAGGCGCCGGATTATATTCTGGGCGCGCTCATCCTGGTCGGCGTCGTGCTGCCGAACTTCTTGATCGCGCCGATCCTGCAATTGATCTTCGGCATCCATCTCGCCTGGTTTCCGGTCGGCGGCTGGGGTGACGGCTCGATCAAATACCTCATTCTGCCGATCGTCGTTCTGGCCTTGCCGCATGCCGGTCGCATCTCGCGCATCACCCGCGGCTCGATGATCGAGGTGATGAACCAGAACTTCATCCGCACCGCCAAGGCCAAGGGCATCGGCCCGCGCCTGACGGTCATGCGCCACGCGCTGAAGCCTGCGCTGATGCCTGTTGTTTCCTATCTGGGTCCGGCGGCAAGCTACCTTCTCACCGGCTCGCTGGTTGTCGAAAGCATCTTCGGATTGCCCGGCATCGGCCGCTACTTCGTCAACGCGGCGCTGAACCGCGATTACGGCATGGTTCTCGGCACGGTCATCTTCTACATGGTGCTGATCGTCTTCCTGAACCTTCTGGTCGATATCGCCTATGCCTGGCTGGACCCGAAAGTGAGAAACCGATGATCCTCAATCCCGCAAAACGCGAGCTTCTTGCCCAGGAGCTTCTGGAGGCGGAAGGTCTCGCGCCCGAAGGCCGTTCGCTCACCAAGGATGCGCTGCGCCGCCTCGGGCGCAACAAGGCGGCCGTGCTCTCGATCGCCGTCCTGGGCCTCTTGATCCTCGCCGCCTTCCTCGGCCCGTGGTTCATTCCCTTCAACTACGAGGACCCGGATTGGGCGGCTTTCCGCATCCCGCCCTCAATCGAGACCGGCCATTATTTCGGCACCGACCCGAATGGCCGCGATCTTCTCGCACGCGTCCTCTACGGCACCCGCGTCTCGCTTGCCGTGGCGCTGACGGCGACCGTCGTCTCCGTCGTCATCGGCGTGCTCTATGGGGCGATCTCCGGCTATATCGGCGGCAGGCTGGATGCGATCATGATGCGTTTCGTCGATATCATGTACGCGCTTCCCTACATCCTCTTCGTCATCCTGCTGATGGTGATCTTCGGCCGCAACGTCTACCTGCTCTTTGCCGCGATCGGCGCGCTGGAGTGGCTGACAATGGCCCGTATCGTGCGCGGCCAGACGCTCTCGATCAAACACCGGGAATTCATCGAGGCGGCGCGCGCATCCGGGCAGCGGCCGTTCAAGATCATCGTCAAGCACATCATTCCGAACCTCGTCGGCCCCGTCGTCATCTTCGCGGCGCTGACCGTGCCTGAAATCATCGCAACGGAAAGCTTCCTCTCC from Rhizobium sp. Pop5 includes these protein-coding regions:
- a CDS encoding ABC transporter permease; translation: MILNPAKRELLAQELLEAEGLAPEGRSLTKDALRRLGRNKAAVLSIAVLGLLILAAFLGPWFIPFNYEDPDWAAFRIPPSIETGHYFGTDPNGRDLLARVLYGTRVSLAVALTATVVSVVIGVLYGAISGYIGGRLDAIMMRFVDIMYALPYILFVILLMVIFGRNVYLLFAAIGALEWLTMARIVRGQTLSIKHREFIEAARASGQRPFKIIVKHIIPNLVGPVVIFAALTVPEIIATESFLSYLGFGVQEPLTSLGTLIAEGTDAMESMPWLLIFPASFLVALLLSLLFIGDGLRDAFDPKDR
- a CDS encoding ABC transporter permease subunit; protein product: MIKYALRRLLSTIPVMWIAVTASFFVLRLAPGGPFDGERPLPPVILKNLASHYNLDKPLIQQYLIYVGDLLRGDLGPSFASEDFTVAQQIMIGLPYTFTIGTAAFLIAIIVGVAVGCLGALYQNKAPDYILGALILVGVVLPNFLIAPILQLIFGIHLAWFPVGGWGDGSIKYLILPIVVLALPHAGRISRITRGSMIEVMNQNFIRTAKAKGIGPRLTVMRHALKPALMPVVSYLGPAASYLLTGSLVVESIFGLPGIGRYFVNAALNRDYGMVLGTVIFYMVLIVFLNLLVDIAYAWLDPKVRNR